A region from the uncultured Holophaga sp. genome encodes:
- a CDS encoding MTH1187 family thiamine-binding protein: protein MHVIAGFTVIALGVGVSASPYVAEIERYLATTGLNFELHANGTNIEGEWDAVLAAIKGCHERLHALGVPRIQTTVSLGTRTDKVQRMADKVASVKAKLEA from the coding sequence ATGCATGTCATCGCCGGATTCACGGTCATCGCTCTGGGGGTGGGCGTCTCGGCCTCGCCCTACGTGGCCGAGATCGAGCGCTACCTGGCCACCACAGGCCTGAACTTCGAGCTCCACGCCAACGGCACCAACATCGAGGGGGAGTGGGATGCGGTCCTGGCGGCCATCAAGGGTTGCCATGAGCGGCTCCATGCCCTGGGGGTGCCGCGGATCCAGACCACGGTCTCCCTGGGCACCCGTACCGACAAGGTCCAGCGCATGGCCGATAAGGTGGCGAGCGTGAAGGCCAAGCTGGAGGCATAG